From the Quercus lobata isolate SW786 chromosome 6, ValleyOak3.0 Primary Assembly, whole genome shotgun sequence genome, one window contains:
- the LOC115993808 gene encoding uncharacterized protein LOC115993808, giving the protein MSISLSLSFPPPLANPRAWFHRPTLILTLTRFTPLPHSPLRIDLRRRSQSPTAMSSVHRPQAPLLKPSEELADESDFETIVSSDGLVSICGFGSLLSERSARSTFPDLINFRVARLNGFRRVFAHVAPIFLERGIAKPETKEISSLSVEPCEGETLIVTVFEIKKSEIPAFMKRELEFRFLGVLPETLDGKAFDNLAVLCARYSDEEFFQIRCEGSKEIYFQHYGRYNIDKIWRDDILPCRVYLRHCVLAAKNLSEAAYNNFLDHTFLADRKTTIREYLATGGSGIMEEEPPESLKTRYGG; this is encoded by the exons ATGtccatttctctttctctctcgttCCCTCCCCCACTCGCCAACCCCCGCGCGTGGTTCCACCGCCCAACTCTCATTCTCACTCTCACTCGCTTTACTCCTCTACCTCACTCTCCTCTCCGAATCGATCTCCGGCGACGATCTCAATCTCCGACCGCCATGTCCTCGGTTCACCGGCCACAAGCTCCTTTATTGAAACCGAGTGAAGAACTCGCCGACGAGTCCGATTTCGAAACCATCGTCTCCTCCGATGGCCTCGTCTCCATCTGTGGCTTCGGTTCCCTTCTCTCCG AGAGAAGCGCGAGGAGTACGTTTCCTGACCTGATCAACTTCAGAGTTGCGAGACTCAACGGTTTTCGGCGAGTGTTCGCTCACGTGGCTCCGATTTTCTTGGAGCGTGGAATAGCCAAGCCAGAAACCAAG GAGATTTCTAGCTTGAGTGTAGAGCCTTGTGAAGGTGAAACGCTTATTGTTACAGTTTTTGAGATTAAAAAGTCAGAG ATTCCAGCTTTTATGAAGAGGGAGCTTGAATTTCGGTTTCTAGGT GTTTTGCCTGAAACACTTGATGGGAAGGCATTTGATAATCTGGCG GTGCTTTGTGCTCGTTATAGTGATGAGGAATTTTTTCAAATTCGATGCGAAG GAAGCAAGGAGATCTATTTTCAGCACTATGGACGATACAACATCGATAAGATTTGGCGGGATGACATCTTACCTTGCCGTGTTTATCTTCGGCACTG TGTGTTAGCAGCAAAGAATCTCAGTGAGGCAGCCTACAACAACTTTCTGGATCACACTTTCCTTGCAGACCGAAAAACAACCATTCGTGAATACTTGGCCACAGGAGGTTCAGGCATCATGGAAGAGGAGCCTCCAGAATCCCTCAAGACCCGTTATGGTGGTTGA
- the LOC115994805 gene encoding uncharacterized protein LOC115994805, translating to MAAGTMATAAGAVVLLYYMLSRRLAASSSGPKVDEDRGDRRSSGGDLTRSSRKRIARRPAQAPATLFESITTLSETLRFTYSETLGKWPIGDLAFGINYFMRRQGNLQVASVYAGSNCIQLKGPEIVAELNKFLRLLTLCMYFSKKPFPVFLESAGYSYEDVLFQKPKAALLKPAFTIIQDKDSKCFLLLIRGTHSIKDTLTAATGAVVPFHHSVLHDGGISNLVLGYAHCGMVAAARWIAKLSTPFLLKALDKYPDYKVKIVGHSLGGGTAALLTYILREQKELSSTTCVTFAPAACMTLDLAESGKHFITTVINGSDLVPTFSTASIDDLRSEVTASSWLNDLRDQIERTRVINVVYRSATALGSHLPSIASAKARVAGAGALLRPVSSSTQVVMKRAKNVAEAVVRTRSSLSSWSCMGARRRHVGPLLDSQVENFPEVALESERNSESVATEVITGNPIVIKVESNSSSSGSGHDDTDEEEPLLPDDSVITVSTVEEFTEGELWYELEKELQRQNNETNIRAQEAEAAAAKEIIEEENMLADAVEINKPISSSEVSESHHFYPPGRIMHIVSVPSSDTPNGDHDGHTEERVGIFETPRELYSKLRLSKTMINDHYMPMYKKMMEMLIKELENEEPCDCEM from the exons ATGGCGGCGGGGACAATGGCGACCGCCGCCGGGGCTGTGGTGCTGCTCTACTACATGCTGAGCCGGAGGCTGGCGGCGTCGTCGTCGGGGCCGAAGGTCGACGAAGACAGGGGTGATAGGAGGAGCAGCGGCGGAGATTTGACGAGATCGAGTAGAAAGAGAATCGCTCGGAGGCCAGCTCAGGCTCCGGCGACGCTCTTCGAGTCGATCACGACGTTGTCGGAGACGCTCCGGTTCACGTACTCGGAGACTCTAGGCAAGTGGCCGATCGGCGATTTGGCGTTCGGCATTAACTATTTCATGCGGAGGCAG GGTAACTTACAAGTTGCAAGTGTATATGCTGGTAGTAATTGTATTCAACTTAAAGGTCCAGAAATTGTTGCGGAGTTGAATAAATTTCTGAGGTTGTTGACCCTTTGTATGTACTTCTCAAAGAAGCCTTTTCCGGTGTTTTTAGAGTCTGCCGGCTACTCTTATGAAGATGTCCTATTTCAGAAGCCCAAGGCAGCG CTTTTGAAGCCTGCTTTCACAATTATACAAGATAAAGACTCAAAATGTTTCCTTCTATTGATTCGTGGTACTCATAGCATTAAAGATACACTAACAGCAGCAACTGGAGCGGTGGTCCCTTTTCACCACTCGGTTTTACATGATGGTGGAATAAGCAATTTAGTTTTAGGATATGCTCATTGTGGAATGGTTGCTGCTGCTCGTTGGATTGCAAAGCTTAGCACTCCTTTTCTGCTCAAAGCTCTTGATAAATATCCTGATTACAAAGTTAAG ATTGTTGGGCATTCACTTGGTGGTGGTACTGCTGCGCTGTTGACATATATTCTAcgagaacaaaaagaattatCCTCGACGACTTGTGTCACATTTGCCCCAG CTGCCTGTATGACATTGGACTTAGCAGAATCAGGGAAACACTTCATTACTACTGTCATAAATGGTTCTGACCTGGTGCCAACATTTTCGACAGCTTCTATTGATGACCTTCGCTCTGAG GTGACAGCATCATCATGGTTAAATGATTTGCGGGATCAGATTGAGCGTACGAGGGTCATAAATGTTGTTTATCGCTCTGCAACTGCTCTGGGGTCTCATCTACCATCTATAGCTAGTGCCAAAGCCAGGGTTGCTGGTGCAGGTGCACTTCTGCGGCCAGTATCCAGCAGCACTCAG GTTGTGATGAAGCGTGCAAAGAATGTTGCTGAAGCTGTTGTCAGAACACGCTCATCTCTGTCGTCGTGGTCTTGCATGGGTGCACGTCGCCGTCATGTAGGCCCCCTATTGGATTCTCAGGTCGAAAATTTTCCTGAAGTAGCTCTAGAATCTGAAAGAAATTCTGAATCTGTTGCAACCGAAGTGATAACAGGAAACCCTATTGTGATTAAAGTGGAATCTAATTCTTCTAGCAGTGGATCAGGACATGATGATACTGACGAAGAAGAGCCACTCCTTCCAGATGATAGTGTCATTACTGTGTCCACTGTGGAAGAATTTACTGAAGGTGAGTTATGGTATGAACTCGAGAAAGAGCTCCAACGGCAAAATAATGAAACAAACATTAGAGCCCAGGAGGCAGAAGCAGCTGCAGCTAAAGAAATCATTGAAGAGGAGAATATGCTAGCAGATGCAGTGGAAATCAATAAGCCGATATCATCATCAGAAGTATCAGAGAGCCACCACTTCTATCCCCCTGGCAGAATCATGCATATTGTTTCTGTACCTTCATCCGATACTCCTAATGGAGATCATGATGGGCACACGGAAGAACGTGTTGGCATTTTTGAGACACCTAGAGAACTTTATAGTAAACTGCGGCTTTCAAAAACAATGATAAATGATCATTATATGCCTATGTATAAGAAGATGATGGAAATGTTAATCAAGGAACTGGAAAATGAAGAACCTTGTGATTGTGAAATGTGA
- the LOC115994949 gene encoding uncharacterized protein LOC115994949, with amino-acid sequence MARVGQESDFKPCLVTQICSISTRSIACTHRQGCSLVKSPFIDWYHILGVEENAGTEVLRKQYHKLALQLHPDKNKHPKAETAFKLVSEAYTRLSDSAKRKAFDLERWKYFCLECNTIPYTARTSSASKPKGRNHTSQSRSHKILRGLNDIRERFREEARVIQNCLKTTATSRKESPLFNPPDHLFPSNQKTQKESPVFNPSDYSFQGGYPHLRTRLCRKPENHWYLQTGNVMNCEKGSWRYDTPIFEVRSEAAIFRSKSACVRS; translated from the exons ATGGCTAGAGTGGGACAAGAATCTGATTTCAAACCCTGTTTAGTCACACAAATTTGCTCCATTTCAACACGTTCCATTGCTTGCACTCATAGACAAGGTTGCAGCCTTGTTAAATCACCTTTCATTGATTGGTATCACATTCTTGga GTGGAAGAAAATGCTGGAACAGAAGTTTTGCGCAAGCAATACCATAAGCTTG CTTTGCAACTTCATCCAGATAAGAACAAGCACCCCAAGGCTGAAACTGCTTTCAAGCTTGTCTCAGAG GCATATACACGTCTCTCTGACAGTGCAAAGAGAAAAGCCTTTGATTTAGAGAGATGGAAATACTTCTGCCTTGAGTGCAATACAATTCCCTATACGGCTAGAACTTCCAGTGCTTCAAAACCCAAGGGGCGGAATCATACAAGCCAGTCAAGGTCTCACAAAATTCTGAGAGGCCTGAACGACATTAGAGAAAGATTCAGAGAGGAGGCCAGGGTGATACAGAACTGTTTGAAGACTACTGCAACATCAAGGAAAGAATCCCCTCTCTTCAATCCACCCGACCATTTATTCCCAAGcaaccaaaaaacccaaaaggaATCCCCAGTTTTCAATCCATCAGACTACTCATTCCAAGGAGGCTATCCTCATCTTCGGACCCGACTCTGCAGGAAACCTGAGAACCATTGGTACTTGCAGACAGGGAATGTTATGAATTGTGAAAAAGGAAGCTGGAGGTATGACACCCCAATTTTTGAAGTAAGATCAGAAGCTGCAATTTTTAGAAGCAAATCTGCTTGTGTGCGTTCCTAG